The Dendropsophus ebraccatus isolate aDenEbr1 chromosome 10, aDenEbr1.pat, whole genome shotgun sequence genome has a segment encoding these proteins:
- the LOC138766561 gene encoding olfactory receptor 8B8-like, translating to MFLNSTNQTSMEYFIIKGIADVPELQAPIFLLVLLIYLITVCGNGTIFLLICVDRHLQTPMYFFLANLSIVDFSSTTITLHKVLLTFITGDNTVSYLACIIQMYIFASLIGHELLILAAMSYDRYVAICNPLRYHVIMDHKLCGLLCSCCYLVGCAQVLAPTVIFSGFSCFTSNEVNHFFCDIIPLIKIICNDTSVLEMVVFIQGLFIITLLPFVLTLIPYGFIISAMMKIHSRKGKQKAFYTCSSHLTVVSLLYVTFICQYLTPNSYGSLNSKKLFSLFNTAAVPVLNPLIYSLKNRDVKSAIRRRLDFCKSVS from the coding sequence ATGTTTTTGAATTCTACAAACCAAACATCGATGGAGTACTTCATCATTAAAGGGATTGCAGATGTCCCAGAGCTCCAGGCTCCCATCTTCCTTTTGGTTCTTCTCATTTACCTTATCACAGTTTGTGGCAATGGGACAATTTTTCTACTGATCTGTGTAGACCGTCATCTCCAAACCCCCATGTATTTCTTCTTGGCCAATCTGTCCATCGTGGACTTCTCCTCTACCACCATCACCTTACATAAGGTCCTTCTGACCTTCATAACTGGTGATAACACTGTGTCATATTTGGCCTGTATTATCCAGATGTACATCTTTGCTTCTTTAATTGGCCATGAACTTTTAATTTTGGCTGCTATGAGCTACGAtagatatgtggccatctgtaacCCTCTACGTTACCATGTCATCATGGACCATAAACTTTGTGGTTTGCTATGTTCTTGCTGCTACTTGGTGGGTTGTGCCCAAGTCCTTGCTCCAACTGTCATCTTCTCAGGTTTCTCATGCTTTACATCCAACGAGGTCAACCACTTCTTCTGTGACATCATACCTCTTATAAAAATAATCTGTAATGATACCTCGGTCTTGGAGATGGTGGTCTTCATCCAAGGACTTTTTATTATTACTTTACTACCATTTGTGCTCACGTTAATTCCGTACGGTTTTATTATATCAGCCATGATGAAAATCCATTCCAGAAAGGGAAAGCAAAAGGCCTTTTACACCTGTTCCTCTCATCTGACCGTGGTCAGTCTTCTCTATGTGACATTTATCTGTCAGTACTTGACTCCCAACTCATATGGGTCATTAAATTCCAAAAAGCTCTTCTCTCTATTTAATACGGCTGCTGTCCCTGTGTTAAACCCACTGATTTATAGTTTAAAGAATAGAGACGTTAAGTCAGCAATAAGGAGAAGGCTGGATTTTTGTAAATCTGTGTCTTAA
- the LOC138766562 gene encoding olfactory receptor 6C74-like has protein sequence MNLNPSNETMVAYFIIKGITDIPELQLPIFLLVLLIYLVTLGGNMTILLLVCLDHRLHTPMYFFLANLSIVDMSSSTISLHKVLFIFISGNYAISFNGCITQMYLFASIMGHELFILSAMSYDRYVAVCKPLRYHSVMTREICVLLASCCWVLGFLQVIPPVVIVSGFTCYVSNHIDHFFCDIVSIKRLTCSDTSILEILNLTEGLVLSTLLPFILTFIPYGFIISAIIKIPTSTGRRKAFYTCSSHLTVVIILYVILTCQYILPVTVNSSDKKFFSFFNTAAVPMLNPLIYSLKNKDVKSALRRWLMRRRI, from the coding sequence ATGAATCTAAATCCTTCAAATGAGACTATGGTGGCCTACTTTATTATTAAAGGGATAACAGATATACCAGAATTGCAACTTCCAATATTCCTCCTGGTTCTCTTGATATATCTTGTAACTCTTGGTGGTAACATGACTATTCTCCTATTAGTCTGTTTAGATCATCGTCTCCACACTCCCATGTATTTTTTTCTGGCCAACTTGTCCATCGTAGACATGTCTTCATCAACTATTTCTCTTCATAAAGTTCTCTTTATCTTTATCTCAGGAAATTATGCAATTTCCTTCAATGGTTGTATCACCCAAATGTACCTCTTTGCCTCCATTATGGGCCATGAACTTTTCATCCTGTCGGCAATGAGTTATGACCGGTATGTGGCCGTCTGTAAACCTTTGCGTTATCATTCAGTCATGACAAGGGAAATTTGTGTTCTTTTAGCTTCTTGCTGTTGGGTGTTGGGTTTTTTGCAGGTCATTCCTCCGGTTGTTATAGTATCAGGTTTTACCTGTTATGTGTCCAACCACATTGACCACTTTTTCTGTGACATTGTGTCCATTAAAAGGTTGACCTGCAGTGACACCTCAATACTGGAGATCTTGAACCTCACTGAAGGACTGGTACTGTCCACCCTCCTGCCCTTTATTTTGACATTTATACCCTATGGTTTCATCATTTCAGCCATAATCAAGATCCCAACTAGTACTGGGAGGCGAAAAGCGTTCTACACATGCTCCTCGCATCTGACAGTAGTGATAATCCTCTACGTCATTCTCACCTGCCAGTACATATTACCAGTTACCGTTAACTCTTCAGATAAAAAGTTTTTCTCATTTTTTAACACAGCTGCGGTACCAATGCTAAATCCACTGATCTACAGCCTAAAAAACAAGGATGTGAAGTCTGCCCTGAGAAGGTGGCTTATGAGGAGAAGAATCTAG
- the LOC138766563 gene encoding olfactory receptor 6C74-like: protein MHLNPSNQTTVDYFIIKGISDVPELQLPIFLLVLLIYLVTLGGNMTILLLVCLDHSLHTPMYFFLANLSIVDMSSSTISLHTVPLIFISGNYAISFNGCITQMYLFAAIMGHKLFILSAMSYDRYVAVCNPLRYHSVMTWGICALLASFCWVLGFLLIIPPVVVVSGFTCYMTNHIDHFFCDIMSIARMTCSDTSLLEILNLTEGLLVFTIVPFILTFIPYGFIISAIIKIPTSSGRRKAFYTCSSHLTVVIIIYITLTCQYVLPVMVNSTDKKFFSLFNTAAVPMLNPLIYSLKNKDVKSALRRLFIKNKI from the coding sequence ATGCATCTAAATCCTTCAAATCAGACTACGGTGGACTACTTTATTATTAAAGGAATATCAGATGTACCTGAACTGCAACTTCCAATATTCCTCCTGGTTCTCTTGATATATCTTGTAACTCTTGGTGGTAACATGACTATTCTTCTACTAGTCTGTTTAGATCATAGTCTCCACACTCCCATGTACTTCTTCTTGGCTAACTTGTCCATCGTAGACATGTCTTCATCGACTATTTCTCTACATACAGTTCCGCTTATCTTCATCTCAGGAAATTATGCAATTTCCTTCAATGGTTGTATCACCCAAATGTACCTCTTTGCTGCCATTATGGGCCATAAACTTTTCATCCTGTCGGCAATGAGTTATGACCGGTATGTGGCTGTCTGTAACCCTTTGCGTTATCATTCAGTCATGACCTGGGGAATTTGTGCTCTTTTGGCTTCTTTCTGTTGGGTGTTGGGTTTCTTGTTGATCATTCCTCCTGTTGTTGTTGTATCAGGTTTTACCTGTTATATGACCAACCACATTGACCACTTTTTCTGTGACATTATGTCCATTGCAAGAATGACCTGCAGTGACACATCACTACTGGAGATCTTGAACCTCACTGAAGGACTGTTAGTTTTCACCATCGTGCCCTTTATTTTGACATTTATACCCTATGGCTTCATCATTTCAGCCATAATCAAGATCCCAACTAGTTCTGGCAGGCGAAAAGCGTTCTACACATGCTCCTCACATCTGACAGTAGTGATAATTATCTATATCACCCTGACCTGCCAGTACGTATTACCAGTCATGGTGAACTCTACAGACAAAAAGTTTTTCTCACTTTTTAACACAGCAGCTGTACCAATGCTAAATCCACTGATCTACAGCCTAAAAAACAAGGACGTGAAGTCTGCCCTGAGGAGATtgtttataaaaaacaaaatctAG